One Qipengyuania gaetbuli genomic region harbors:
- a CDS encoding TetR/AcrR family transcriptional regulator: MSTAKAKKAGRPVSTAKREAILAAATRAFFEHGYAATAIEHVAAEADVSKVTIYNQFGDKRGLFTAAVEAECERMRSAFAVQPSPSGTLRQRLTAIGEAMMAFLSRPEMVQFERRIAAETEHEPAIGAAFLAAGPHRMKAAFSGLLGVMKEAGEVEIEDIDLAVEQFASMCKGMGDLERRFGFPADPVRDRQRIDGAVEVFCRAYAVEECNRN, from the coding sequence TTGTCAACTGCGAAGGCGAAGAAGGCAGGCCGGCCTGTAAGCACGGCCAAGCGCGAGGCGATTCTCGCGGCCGCGACGCGCGCCTTTTTCGAACATGGCTATGCCGCAACCGCGATCGAGCACGTGGCTGCCGAAGCCGACGTGTCCAAGGTCACCATCTACAACCAGTTCGGCGACAAACGCGGCCTTTTCACTGCAGCAGTAGAGGCCGAATGTGAACGTATGCGGTCAGCCTTTGCAGTGCAGCCGTCGCCGTCTGGCACGCTGCGCCAGCGCCTCACTGCAATTGGCGAAGCGATGATGGCCTTCCTCTCGAGGCCGGAGATGGTCCAGTTCGAGCGGCGTATCGCTGCCGAAACCGAGCACGAACCGGCGATCGGTGCGGCCTTCCTTGCTGCCGGCCCGCACCGGATGAAGGCAGCCTTTTCCGGCCTGCTCGGCGTGATGAAAGAGGCGGGCGAGGTGGAGATCGAGGATATCGACCTCGCGGTCGAGCAGTTCGCATCCATGTGCAAGGGCATGGGCGACCTCGAACGGCGGTTTGGTTTCCCGGCCGATCCGGTGCGCGATCGCCAGCGGATCGACGGCGCGGTGGAGGTCTTTTGCAGGGCCTACGCAGTCGAAGAGTGTAATCGAAATTAG
- a CDS encoding ABC transporter permease: MIWIAIRMLTGDAQKFYGLVFGIAFSTLLITQQLTIFVNLIERGASGVYNVSSADVWVMDPVSRTTDVAYAMPSTALDKVRGVPGVEWAVPHLRAQASVRTKDGDLEGVAVIGVDDATLIGLPKAMVEGSPDVLSQPDSVIIDDVGTTRMFPDQSPIGERLELNDQRAVVRGIADAIPSFTSTVVLYTKYSRALNFVPGTRNRLSFVLVGAEDPAQAKALSERIERETGLKAQTRDEFARDGVQFIIENTGIPLNFGITVALGFIVGVAIVGLTFSLFIRDNIKQFGALKAIGVTNRKIRRMVIAQAGLVGITGYGLGVLGTIAFIWSFSANPTFKGFYIPWQIPLISLAAVALILALTGWLALRNVLKTEPAAVFR, translated from the coding sequence GTGATCTGGATTGCCATCCGCATGCTGACCGGGGACGCGCAGAAGTTCTACGGACTGGTCTTCGGGATTGCCTTCTCGACCCTGCTCATCACCCAGCAGCTGACCATCTTCGTCAATCTGATCGAACGCGGTGCCAGCGGCGTCTACAACGTGTCGAGTGCCGACGTGTGGGTCATGGACCCCGTCAGCCGCACGACGGACGTTGCCTATGCGATGCCATCGACTGCGCTCGACAAGGTGCGGGGCGTACCCGGTGTCGAATGGGCGGTGCCGCATCTCAGGGCACAGGCAAGCGTGCGCACCAAGGATGGGGACCTTGAAGGCGTGGCGGTTATCGGCGTCGACGACGCGACGCTGATCGGTCTTCCCAAGGCCATGGTCGAAGGTTCGCCCGACGTGCTGTCGCAGCCCGACAGTGTCATTATAGACGACGTTGGCACCACGCGCATGTTCCCCGACCAGTCGCCGATCGGCGAGAGGCTCGAACTCAACGACCAGCGCGCGGTGGTTCGCGGGATTGCTGATGCGATACCCAGCTTCACCAGCACGGTGGTGCTCTACACAAAGTACAGCAGGGCGCTGAATTTCGTACCCGGCACGCGCAACCGCCTGTCCTTCGTGCTCGTCGGCGCAGAGGACCCCGCGCAGGCCAAGGCCCTGTCCGAACGGATCGAGCGCGAGACCGGCCTCAAGGCCCAGACCCGCGACGAATTTGCGCGCGACGGGGTGCAGTTCATCATCGAAAACACCGGCATCCCGCTGAACTTCGGTATTACGGTGGCGCTCGGCTTCATCGTCGGCGTGGCGATTGTCGGCCTCACCTTCAGCCTGTTCATCCGCGACAACATCAAGCAGTTTGGCGCGCTCAAGGCGATCGGCGTCACGAACCGGAAGATCCGGCGGATGGTCATTGCGCAGGCAGGGTTGGTCGGGATCACCGGCTACGGCCTCGGGGTCCTCGGCACGATTGCTTTCATCTGGAGCTTCTCCGCCAATCCGACCTTCAAGGGTTTTTACATCCCCTGGCAGATCCCGCTCATCAGCCTTGCGGCAGTCGCGCTCATCCTCGCGCTGACCGGCTGGCTGGCGCTGCGCAACGTGCTCAAGACCGAACCTGCGGCGGTGTTCCGCTGA
- a CDS encoding ABC transporter ATP-binding protein yields the protein MGRMLDTSAIGGCKPDSAICTRGVTRDFTAGQQTITVLHGIDLDIRAGEMTFLVGESGSGKTTLISIMCGILWPTLGEVKVFGTDIYDLDDTALVEFRLNNIGFIFQQYNLIPSIDAASNAAVPLIAQGMDRHEARKRAVEMMAKLNIRDQADKLPSQLSGGQQQRVAIARALVHEPRLVVCDEPTAALDAASGRRVMDLLREVAVAEDRACIIVTHDNRVFDLADRILMLEDGKIIHDGSEMPEDH from the coding sequence ATGGGACGTATGCTCGACACCAGCGCCATCGGTGGCTGCAAGCCGGACTCCGCGATCTGCACGCGCGGCGTCACGCGCGATTTCACCGCCGGCCAGCAGACCATCACCGTATTGCACGGCATCGACCTCGACATTCGTGCAGGCGAAATGACGTTCCTCGTGGGCGAGAGCGGATCGGGCAAGACGACGCTCATTTCGATCATGTGCGGCATTCTCTGGCCGACCCTTGGCGAAGTGAAGGTGTTCGGCACCGACATCTACGATCTCGACGATACGGCGCTGGTCGAATTCCGCCTCAACAACATCGGCTTCATCTTCCAGCAGTACAATCTGATCCCGTCGATCGACGCTGCCAGCAATGCCGCCGTCCCCCTCATCGCGCAGGGCATGGACCGGCACGAAGCGCGCAAGCGGGCGGTAGAGATGATGGCCAAGCTCAACATCCGCGACCAGGCCGACAAACTGCCCAGCCAGCTGTCGGGCGGCCAGCAGCAGCGCGTCGCCATCGCCCGCGCGCTGGTCCATGAACCGCGCCTCGTGGTCTGCGACGAGCCGACCGCAGCGCTCGATGCGGCATCCGGCCGTCGCGTGATGGACCTCCTGCGCGAAGTGGCCGTGGCCGAAGACCGCGCCTGCATCATCGTTACCCACGACAACCGCGTTTTCGACCTCGCCGACCGCATCCTCATGCTCGAGGACGGCAAGATCATCCATGACGGCAGCGAAATGCCCGAGGACCACTGA
- a CDS encoding efflux RND transporter periplasmic adaptor subunit has translation MAFNLRNLSFSRQFLPVIAIVALLLAAIFIVSGLPDRTLSEPERDPPRAPEELADAPRVAGSGVVEPSSELIQIGSALSGLVTGLYVQPGDRVSQGQLLFTVDDRAARAGLREAEAAIGEARAAIAEAQTARSTALRQLDLYRGVDDPAAVSRSEVIRAEGEASAAGERLSLARARLEAAQARAASARTEIGRLSIRAPIAGEILAVNIRKGEYVSTMGGGGSQPFIEMGQTQPLFVRIDIDEEQAARLKLGAPATVSSRGASDRQVQARFVRAEPLVVPKRSLTNSAAERVDVRVLQVLYALPDANSEEERLFRVGQQVDAYIPAVKAR, from the coding sequence ATGGCTTTCAATCTCCGCAATCTCAGCTTTTCGAGGCAGTTCCTCCCTGTCATCGCGATTGTCGCGCTGTTGCTGGCGGCTATCTTCATCGTAAGCGGTCTTCCCGACCGGACATTGAGTGAGCCGGAACGCGATCCGCCCCGTGCCCCCGAAGAGCTTGCCGATGCCCCGCGCGTCGCCGGGTCGGGCGTGGTCGAGCCGTCGAGCGAACTCATCCAGATCGGCTCTGCACTGTCGGGCCTCGTTACCGGCCTTTATGTCCAGCCGGGTGACCGGGTAAGCCAGGGCCAGCTGCTCTTCACCGTCGACGACCGTGCCGCGCGCGCCGGCCTGCGCGAAGCGGAAGCAGCGATCGGCGAGGCGCGGGCGGCAATCGCAGAGGCGCAGACCGCCCGCAGCACGGCCCTTCGCCAGCTCGATCTCTATCGCGGCGTCGACGATCCGGCAGCGGTCAGCCGCTCGGAAGTCATCCGCGCAGAAGGCGAAGCGAGCGCTGCAGGCGAACGGCTCTCGCTTGCCCGTGCCCGCCTCGAAGCTGCGCAGGCCCGCGCAGCCAGCGCCCGCACCGAAATCGGCCGCCTGAGCATCCGAGCGCCGATTGCGGGCGAAATCCTGGCGGTGAACATCCGCAAGGGCGAATATGTTTCGACCATGGGCGGCGGTGGCTCCCAGCCCTTCATCGAGATGGGTCAGACCCAGCCGCTGTTCGTGCGGATCGACATCGACGAAGAGCAGGCCGCACGATTGAAGCTGGGCGCTCCTGCCACCGTCAGCTCGCGCGGCGCGTCCGATCGCCAGGTCCAGGCACGCTTCGTGCGCGCCGAGCCGCTGGTTGTTCCCAAGCGCTCGCTCACCAATTCTGCTGCAGAGCGCGTCGATGTGCGCGTGTTGCAGGTCCTCTATGCCCTGCCCGACGCAAACAGCGAGGAGGAACGCCTGTTCCGCGTGGGACAGCAGGTCGATGCCTATATCCCGGCGGTGAAGGCACGATGA
- a CDS encoding efflux transporter outer membrane subunit — MRRAFLIAASTLALGACAGGPPPEVATPEPVLPAQYLYAPDTATDTALTTLLPASDPAFDTLAAQALAGSPTLGEALARIDQARAGADRAGAERLPSVGANASVEGRRSNPAQFGGNLPAAISFDTEQIAYAANVTARWDLDLFGRLRAQERAALARIDAADASARGVRNALLAEIAASVIDWRTLDARKAAIEEDLAAATELARLAGVRERAGLAPGFDRVRAESAANASRSRLAAVESERARIIGRLVTLTAQGGAQVRAALAADAPDAGFANAPASLPSELLANRPDVLAAAANLAAADAELAATARRRFPTFDLSGVIGLLAFSPGDLFDEDSIVGSLAAGIAGPLLDFGRIEAEIDGAAAEKRAAFEAYRGAVYTALGDAEAAYGLVAAADLEASAAAQEAASLSRAAALAETRQRAGLADFLTVLEARRAADASGERAAAVAGRAARARVILWQALGGDTQPITRSTSQ, encoded by the coding sequence ATGAGGCGCGCGTTCCTGATCGCGGCCTCCACCCTTGCGCTGGGCGCCTGTGCGGGCGGTCCGCCGCCCGAAGTGGCAACGCCCGAGCCGGTCCTGCCTGCGCAATATCTTTACGCACCCGATACGGCGACGGACACGGCACTCACCACGTTGCTGCCTGCCAGCGATCCCGCATTCGACACGCTGGCTGCACAGGCGCTCGCCGGCTCCCCGACGCTTGGTGAGGCGCTCGCCAGGATAGACCAGGCACGCGCAGGCGCCGACCGTGCAGGTGCCGAACGCCTGCCCAGTGTCGGTGCCAATGCGAGTGTCGAAGGCAGGCGCAGCAATCCGGCGCAGTTCGGCGGCAATCTGCCCGCCGCCATCTCCTTCGACACCGAACAGATCGCCTATGCCGCGAATGTCACGGCCCGATGGGATCTCGACCTATTCGGCCGCCTCCGGGCGCAAGAACGCGCAGCGCTGGCCCGCATCGACGCCGCCGACGCCTCGGCCCGCGGCGTGCGCAATGCGCTGCTGGCCGAAATCGCGGCGAGCGTGATCGACTGGCGTACGCTCGACGCCCGCAAGGCTGCGATAGAGGAGGACCTCGCCGCAGCCACCGAATTGGCAAGGCTGGCAGGCGTGCGTGAAAGGGCTGGCCTAGCTCCCGGTTTCGACCGGGTGCGGGCCGAAAGCGCAGCGAATGCCTCGCGCAGCCGCCTTGCTGCCGTCGAGAGCGAGCGTGCCCGGATCATCGGGCGACTGGTCACGCTGACCGCCCAGGGCGGTGCGCAGGTCCGTGCGGCTCTCGCCGCTGATGCGCCGGATGCAGGCTTTGCGAATGCACCCGCAAGCCTGCCGAGCGAATTGCTCGCCAACCGCCCCGACGTCCTGGCTGCCGCAGCCAATCTGGCAGCGGCCGATGCCGAACTGGCGGCAACCGCCCGCCGCCGCTTCCCGACTTTCGACCTGTCGGGCGTCATCGGCCTGCTAGCCTTCAGCCCGGGCGACCTGTTCGACGAGGATTCGATCGTCGGTTCGCTGGCTGCCGGCATTGCGGGACCGCTGCTCGACTTCGGTCGCATCGAGGCCGAGATCGACGGCGCCGCTGCAGAAAAGCGGGCCGCCTTCGAGGCGTATCGCGGTGCGGTCTATACCGCGCTTGGCGATGCGGAGGCGGCGTACGGGCTCGTCGCTGCTGCGGATCTCGAGGCCTCGGCCGCAGCGCAGGAGGCAGCCAGCCTGTCGCGCGCGGCAGCGCTTGCCGAAACCCGCCAGCGCGCCGGTCTCGCTGATTTCCTGACGGTGCTCGAAGCGCGCCGGGCCGCCGATGCGAGCGGCGAGCGCGCAGCGGCTGTAGCCGGCCGTGCAGCACGGGCGCGGGTCATCCTGTGGCAGGCGCTCGGCGGCGATACTCAGCCGATCACGCGGTCGACCAGCCAGTAA
- a CDS encoding HupE/UreJ family protein, with product MIRLLALLLGVFLSSPALADELRPISIQFEQVDETRWTIGWREPMSRPNAASQARPQLPEGCRFDGEPVLDKAALAVTGRAAVRCDGPVAGKAMGWPALVGQSDAVLRVAPLDRPVQVHRLTAAEPLALVSTVPSSTQVWRSYFVIGVEHILAGWDHLLFVIALVLLVGRGWAVVKSATAFTVAHSLTLAATTLGFAGLPQRPVEALIALSIVFLAVEIARGTRETLTRRLPWLVAFLFGLLHGFGFAGALREIGLPEGEVPAALVSFNLGVEAGQLLVIAVVMGLLALLGRVRPGVEAPALRLASYAIGITGAYWLVDRVIG from the coding sequence ATGATCCGCCTGCTGGCGCTCCTGCTGGGCGTGTTCCTATCGTCGCCGGCGCTGGCCGACGAGCTTCGGCCCATATCCATCCAGTTCGAACAGGTTGACGAGACGCGCTGGACCATCGGCTGGCGCGAACCCATGTCCAGGCCCAATGCGGCCAGTCAGGCGCGGCCGCAATTGCCCGAGGGTTGCAGGTTCGATGGTGAACCGGTGCTCGACAAAGCTGCCCTTGCGGTGACCGGGCGCGCGGCCGTTCGCTGCGATGGGCCGGTAGCGGGCAAGGCGATGGGCTGGCCCGCGCTGGTCGGCCAATCGGACGCTGTCCTGCGTGTCGCACCGCTGGATCGTCCTGTACAGGTCCACCGGCTGACCGCTGCAGAGCCGCTGGCACTTGTCTCGACAGTTCCATCCAGCACGCAGGTCTGGCGCAGCTACTTCGTGATCGGCGTCGAACACATACTGGCCGGCTGGGATCATTTGCTCTTCGTGATTGCGCTGGTCCTGCTCGTCGGCCGCGGCTGGGCTGTCGTGAAGTCGGCCACGGCATTTACCGTGGCGCATTCGCTGACGCTGGCAGCGACCACGCTCGGCTTCGCCGGGCTGCCCCAGCGCCCGGTCGAGGCCCTGATCGCGCTGTCGATCGTATTCCTCGCCGTGGAGATCGCACGCGGCACGCGCGAAACGCTGACGCGCCGTCTGCCCTGGCTGGTCGCGTTCCTGTTCGGCCTGCTCCACGGCTTCGGCTTTGCCGGGGCGTTGCGCGAAATCGGCCTGCCCGAAGGCGAGGTGCCGGCAGCGCTGGTAAGCTTCAACCTCGGCGTAGAGGCCGGGCAGCTTCTCGTAATCGCGGTCGTGATGGGCCTGCTGGCGCTGCTCGGGCGCGTTCGCCCGGGCGTCGAGGCACCCGCCTTGCGGCTCGCCTCCTACGCCATCGGCATCACCGGGGCTTACTGGCTGGTCGACCGCGTGATCGGCTGA
- a CDS encoding peptidyl-prolyl cis-trans isomerase, translating to MRDPLAHFLLAGAVIWGLLALRGEPVDPAERTIVLSREEQAALALGFERTMGRPPTDGELAAQIDRWVREEILYREALRLGLDQGDPAVRRRLAAKMDELAGAEVETSSPSEEVLRQWHSANAERFGGGGEVTFEQLYFDSEKGALDALDEPRPRGMAISLPRGMDGVTIDEASRVFGTQFVGEISQLPVSHEWQGPLPSGFGWHLVRLMKRSGVATQPFESVRDKVEADWRNGTLANRRAEAYRLLRDAYTVEIE from the coding sequence TTGCGCGACCCACTCGCGCATTTCCTTCTTGCGGGGGCCGTCATCTGGGGGCTGCTCGCGCTCAGGGGCGAGCCGGTCGATCCTGCCGAACGCACGATCGTGCTTTCGCGCGAGGAACAGGCGGCGCTTGCTCTCGGGTTCGAACGGACCATGGGCAGGCCGCCGACCGATGGCGAGCTTGCGGCCCAGATCGATCGCTGGGTGCGCGAGGAAATCCTCTACCGCGAAGCGCTGCGCCTCGGCCTCGACCAGGGCGACCCGGCAGTCCGTCGCCGCCTGGCCGCCAAGATGGACGAGTTGGCGGGCGCCGAGGTCGAAACCTCCAGTCCTTCGGAAGAGGTGCTGCGCCAGTGGCATTCCGCCAATGCGGAAAGGTTCGGCGGCGGCGGTGAGGTAACCTTCGAACAGCTCTATTTCGACAGTGAGAAGGGTGCACTCGATGCTCTCGACGAGCCCCGACCGCGTGGAATGGCGATCAGCCTCCCGCGCGGGATGGACGGCGTGACAATCGACGAAGCCTCGCGCGTGTTCGGTACGCAATTTGTCGGCGAGATTTCCCAATTGCCCGTGTCGCACGAATGGCAAGGGCCCTTGCCTTCGGGCTTCGGCTGGCATCTCGTGCGCCTGATGAAGCGTAGCGGTGTCGCGACACAGCCCTTCGAGAGCGTGCGCGACAAGGTCGAGGCCGACTGGCGCAACGGGACGCTGGCAAACCGGCGAGCCGAGGCCTACCGGCTGCTGCGCGACGCCTACACCGTGGAAATCGAATGA
- a CDS encoding DUF3604 domain-containing protein, with amino-acid sequence MIKRFGLLAAPVLLASCGMPGAGGADEAKSGDGTNTIELAEFPDRPYWGDTHLHTDVSVDAFGFGVRLGAEDALKFARGEEVIATTGTAARLDRPLDFLVIADHSDAMGATRRLYDAPRMMVRDPTLRRWRDMMHESPEQSTRAVAELITAAANDEIPEALRDPERQAKATRDLWDRHLALLDRYNDPGTFTAFAGFEWTLMPGGNNLHRVVMFRDGSAKTGEVVPYPGLDGDVTGLWDYMEAYEEKTAGKVLAIPHNSNLSNGMMFELIGPDGGPMSADYARRRAAREPVVEVTQIKGDSETHSFLSPNDEFAGFGDAGWDLGNLPLTAKTTPDMFAGSYVRSALLRGLTLEQRMGANPYAFGLIGSTDSHTALATADEDNFFGKHTGNEPKSDRAMLPQNLGTRQGRFGWHYLASGYAAAWARGNTRAEIFDAFMRREVYATTGSRMVVRLFAGFDFSESDWEGDWVRSGYTRGVPMGGDLVDAGKAPVFLVSALKDPDGANLDRVQIVKGWLDADGTQREKVYNIAWSGREGASADALPPVGDTVDRAQASYANSIGAAELRATWSDPDYRAGQRAFYYVRVLEIPTPNWVLFDAKRFGLKLPSEVVEASVTQERAYSSPVWLRPRKTPGDAPPIMK; translated from the coding sequence ATGATCAAACGCTTCGGGTTGCTTGCTGCACCCGTCCTGCTCGCATCCTGCGGCATGCCCGGTGCGGGCGGTGCAGACGAGGCGAAGAGCGGGGACGGGACGAACACTATCGAACTCGCCGAGTTCCCCGACCGGCCCTATTGGGGCGACACCCATTTGCATACGGACGTGTCGGTCGATGCCTTCGGTTTCGGCGTCAGGCTGGGCGCGGAAGACGCGCTGAAATTCGCGCGCGGCGAGGAGGTGATCGCTACCACCGGCACGGCGGCGAGGCTCGACCGGCCGCTCGATTTCCTCGTCATTGCCGACCACTCGGACGCAATGGGCGCAACCCGCCGCCTTTATGACGCACCGCGCATGATGGTGCGCGACCCCACGCTGCGGCGCTGGCGCGACATGATGCACGAGAGCCCGGAGCAGTCGACCCGGGCCGTGGCAGAACTCATCACGGCAGCTGCAAATGACGAGATTCCCGAGGCGCTGCGCGATCCGGAACGGCAGGCAAAGGCGACACGCGACCTGTGGGACCGGCACCTTGCGCTGCTCGACCGGTACAACGACCCGGGCACGTTCACAGCCTTTGCGGGCTTCGAATGGACGCTTATGCCGGGCGGCAACAATCTGCACCGCGTCGTCATGTTCCGCGACGGTAGCGCGAAGACCGGCGAGGTCGTGCCCTATCCCGGGCTCGACGGCGACGTCACCGGCCTGTGGGACTACATGGAAGCCTACGAGGAGAAGACCGCGGGCAAGGTCCTCGCCATCCCGCATAATTCGAACCTGTCGAACGGCATGATGTTCGAACTGATTGGCCCTGATGGCGGCCCGATGAGCGCGGACTATGCACGGCGCCGCGCGGCCCGCGAACCGGTCGTCGAGGTGACCCAGATCAAGGGCGATAGCGAGACCCATTCCTTCCTGTCGCCGAACGACGAATTCGCCGGTTTCGGAGATGCCGGATGGGACCTTGGCAACTTGCCGCTGACGGCCAAGACGACGCCGGACATGTTCGCGGGAAGCTACGTGCGTTCGGCCCTGTTGCGCGGGTTGACGCTGGAGCAACGGATGGGCGCCAATCCTTACGCTTTCGGTCTGATCGGTTCGACCGACAGTCACACGGCGCTCGCAACTGCCGACGAGGACAATTTCTTCGGCAAGCACACGGGCAACGAACCCAAGAGCGATCGGGCCATGCTGCCGCAGAACCTCGGCACACGGCAGGGGCGTTTCGGCTGGCACTACCTCGCCAGCGGCTACGCAGCCGCTTGGGCGCGCGGCAACACGCGGGCGGAAATCTTCGACGCCTTCATGCGGCGCGAAGTCTATGCGACCACGGGCTCGCGCATGGTCGTGCGGCTCTTTGCCGGCTTCGATTTCAGCGAGAGCGACTGGGAAGGAGACTGGGTCCGCTCCGGCTACACACGCGGCGTGCCCATGGGCGGCGATCTTGTCGATGCGGGCAAGGCGCCCGTGTTCCTCGTGAGCGCGCTCAAGGATCCGGACGGTGCAAATCTTGACCGGGTCCAGATCGTGAAGGGCTGGCTCGATGCCGACGGGACCCAGCGCGAGAAGGTATACAATATCGCCTGGAGCGGCCGTGAAGGAGCCAGTGCCGATGCCTTGCCGCCGGTCGGCGATACGGTTGACCGTGCACAGGCGAGCTATGCCAACTCCATCGGTGCGGCGGAATTGCGGGCCACCTGGTCCGACCCTGACTACCGTGCGGGTCAGCGGGCCTTCTATTATGTCCGCGTGCTCGAGATCCCGACGCCGAACTGGGTGCTTTTTGATGCCAAGCGCTTCGGGCTGAAGCTGCCCTCGGAAGTGGTGGAAGCGAGCGTAACGCAGGAGCGTGCCTACTCTTCGCCCGTATGGCTCCGGCCCCGAAAGACGCCCGGCGATGCCCCGCCGATCATGAAATGA
- a CDS encoding exopolysaccharide biosynthesis protein has product MSDHEPEGVEDVLGELDDLAAKGEKVRIGDVLDDFGGRSFGPFIMLPALLEITPVGGIPGVPTFLAVVIGLVAVQLLFGKDHIWMPQWLQDRAVESRKLHKGIGKLRGIAHWLDEHSHGRLEALTKGIWVRIAAAVVILLCLTVPPLEFLPFASSGPMLAIAAIGLALTVRDGAIMLLSMLLAVAALGGGTYYYSTSEEGGDGGMARLEWVSNSIPA; this is encoded by the coding sequence ATGAGCGATCACGAACCCGAAGGCGTCGAGGACGTACTGGGCGAACTCGACGACCTTGCCGCCAAGGGCGAGAAGGTGCGTATCGGCGATGTGCTCGACGATTTCGGCGGGCGCAGCTTCGGGCCGTTCATCATGCTGCCCGCGCTGCTCGAGATAACGCCGGTCGGCGGTATTCCCGGCGTGCCGACGTTTCTTGCCGTGGTGATCGGCCTGGTCGCGGTACAACTGCTGTTCGGCAAGGACCACATCTGGATGCCGCAATGGCTGCAGGACCGCGCGGTCGAAAGCCGCAAGCTGCACAAGGGCATCGGCAAGTTGCGCGGTATTGCCCACTGGCTCGACGAACACAGCCACGGCCGGCTCGAGGCACTGACCAAGGGTATCTGGGTGCGGATTGCGGCTGCGGTCGTGATCCTGCTCTGCCTGACCGTACCGCCGCTCGAATTCCTGCCCTTTGCCAGCAGTGGACCTATGCTGGCGATTGCCGCCATCGGGCTCGCGCTGACCGTCCGCGACGGGGCCATCATGCTGCTGTCCATGCTGCTCGCCGTCGCTGCACTGGGCGGCGGCACCTACTATTATTCCACTTCGGAAGAGGGTGGTGACGGGGGCATGGCGCGGCTCGAATGGGTTTCAAACAGCATACCTGCTTGA
- a CDS encoding MaoC family dehydratase: MAGRYFDEWQVGDKLTHEIRRTVTEADNLFFTVMTHNPQPLHLDVEAAKASEFGQILVNGTYTFSLMVGLSVGDTTLGTLVANLGYDKLVMPKPVFIGDTLHATSEVVDLRESKSRPDTGIVTFLHEAVNQRGEVVCRCERSALLKKAPAGAA; the protein is encoded by the coding sequence ATGGCGGGCCGATATTTCGATGAATGGCAGGTCGGCGACAAGCTGACCCACGAGATCCGGCGCACGGTGACCGAAGCGGACAACCTCTTCTTCACCGTGATGACCCACAATCCGCAGCCGCTCCACCTCGACGTGGAAGCAGCGAAGGCAAGCGAGTTTGGGCAGATCCTCGTCAACGGGACCTATACCTTCTCGCTGATGGTGGGCCTCTCGGTGGGCGACACGACCCTCGGCACGCTGGTGGCGAACCTCGGTTACGACAAGCTGGTCATGCCCAAGCCGGTCTTCATCGGGGACACGCTCCATGCGACGAGCGAGGTCGTGGACCTGCGCGAAAGCAAGTCACGGCCCGACACCGGCATCGTGACCTTCCTCCACGAGGCGGTGAACCAGCGGGGCGAGGTGGTTTGCCGGTGCGAGCGTTCGGCGCTGCTGAAGAAGGCACCTGCCGGCGCCGCGTAG